The following are encoded in a window of Gammaproteobacteria bacterium genomic DNA:
- a CDS encoding DoxX family protein: MEPNQPGWKTGAVLAGRLIFAVVFLIGVSFKLTNIGATAGYIASAGFPLPTLLAWLAALLELALIACFLTGAYFSEAALVAAVYVLFLAFAFHGPSHWAGNQDEFGFFVDHFTFIAGLLFAAAHGPGRILAVRRGWLGPP; the protein is encoded by the coding sequence ATGGAACCGAACCAGCCGGGATGGAAGACCGGGGCAGTACTCGCGGGGCGGCTGATCTTCGCCGTGGTATTCCTCATCGGGGTGAGTTTCAAGCTCACGAACATCGGTGCGACGGCGGGCTACATCGCATCAGCAGGCTTTCCGCTGCCTACCCTTCTCGCCTGGCTCGCCGCTTTGCTCGAGCTCGCGCTCATCGCGTGTTTCCTGACCGGCGCGTATTTCTCGGAGGCCGCGCTCGTGGCGGCGGTCTACGTGCTGTTCCTGGCGTTCGCGTTCCACGGGCCCTCGCATTGGGCGGGCAACCAGGACGAGTTCGGCTTCTTCGTGGACCACTTCACGTTCATCGCGGGCCTGCTCTTCGCAGCCGCGCACGGCCCCGGACGCATCCTGGCCGTCAGGCGCGGATGGCTCGGACCGCCATGA
- a CDS encoding GFA family protein, with product MVTATCHCGNVSLELETAPVQVTSCNCSICRRYGTLCAYYRPAQVRVMVKDGKTDTYMWGDKSMAHHRCPACGCVTHWTAVPEGEIDRVGVNARMLPPEVLAKAKVRHFDGADTWKYLD from the coding sequence ATGGTCACAGCCACATGCCACTGCGGGAACGTCTCGCTGGAGCTGGAGACGGCGCCGGTGCAGGTCACGAGCTGCAACTGCTCCATCTGCCGCCGCTACGGGACGCTCTGCGCCTACTACCGGCCGGCCCAGGTGCGGGTGATGGTGAAGGACGGCAAGACCGACACTTACATGTGGGGCGACAAGTCCATGGCGCACCACCGCTGCCCGGCGTGCGGCTGCGTGACCCACTGGACCGCGGTGCCGGAGGGCGAGATCGACCGCGTGGGCGTGAATGCACGCATGCTGCCGCCGGAAGTGCTGGCGAAAGCGAAGGTGCGCCACTTCGATGGCGCGGATACCTGGAAGTATCTTGACTGA
- a CDS encoding M20/M25/M40 family metallo-hydrolase, with protein MRSTLFGLGLSCMATAAASAPAGSLHDQVESWRKAHEKQIVTEFSDFLALPDVATNVPDIEANARALVKMVEARGLKAKILSAGPGTPPAVYGELKVPGAKRTVVYYAHYDGQPVTPSQWRSPPFTPVMRDGADGKDVDWRAASALDPEWRLYARGAGDDKDSEEAILSALDALKAAGRSPSVNVKLFFDGEEEQGSPHIEAILRANKELLKSDLWIIGDGPVHPSRRPQLYFGARGDTGLEMTVYGPIKAVHSGHYGNWVPNPAVMVAEIVAALRDGEGKILVPGYSDKVRPLTPAEKAALAALPDAETGLKKELEIGRSEGKERLADSLMRPAINVRGISSGHVDAEATNAVPVEARVSFDLRLVPDQTPEDARAKIEAFLKSKGYTLIDHEPSAEERMAAPRLVRMQWESGYPAWRTDMALPASKAIIAAAGRAAGQPVIVQPMLGGSVPMYLFADVFKTPVVGVPIANHDDNQHAHDENLRLQNLWDGIQTYAGLMGDLDW; from the coding sequence GTGAGAAGCACGCTCTTCGGTCTTGGCCTGTCATGCATGGCCACCGCCGCTGCATCAGCCCCCGCCGGTTCGCTCCACGACCAAGTCGAATCCTGGCGCAAGGCCCACGAGAAGCAGATCGTCACCGAGTTCTCGGACTTCCTGGCGCTGCCGGACGTGGCGACGAACGTGCCTGACATCGAAGCCAACGCCCGGGCGCTAGTGAAGATGGTAGAAGCGCGGGGCCTGAAGGCGAAGATCCTCTCTGCCGGTCCCGGCACGCCGCCGGCAGTCTATGGCGAGCTGAAAGTCCCGGGCGCCAAGCGCACCGTGGTCTACTACGCCCATTACGACGGCCAGCCCGTCACGCCGTCCCAATGGCGCTCGCCGCCGTTCACGCCGGTGATGCGCGATGGCGCCGATGGCAAGGACGTGGACTGGCGCGCGGCGTCCGCCCTCGATCCCGAGTGGCGGCTCTACGCACGGGGCGCCGGCGACGACAAGGATTCGGAAGAGGCGATCCTCTCGGCCCTCGATGCGCTGAAGGCTGCCGGCCGCTCGCCATCGGTGAACGTGAAGCTCTTCTTCGACGGCGAGGAGGAGCAGGGCTCGCCCCACATCGAGGCGATCCTGCGTGCGAACAAGGAGCTGCTCAAGTCCGACCTCTGGATCATCGGCGATGGTCCGGTACACCCGAGCCGCCGGCCGCAGCTCTACTTCGGCGCGCGCGGCGACACGGGGCTCGAGATGACCGTCTACGGCCCCATCAAGGCCGTGCACAGCGGCCACTACGGCAACTGGGTGCCCAACCCGGCGGTGATGGTCGCCGAGATCGTGGCCGCGTTGCGGGACGGCGAAGGCAAGATCCTCGTCCCCGGCTATTCGGACAAGGTGCGCCCACTGACACCGGCGGAGAAAGCGGCGCTGGCGGCGCTCCCGGACGCGGAGACCGGCCTCAAGAAGGAACTGGAGATCGGCCGCAGCGAAGGGAAGGAGCGGCTCGCCGACAGCCTCATGCGCCCGGCCATCAACGTGCGTGGCATCAGCTCGGGTCATGTGGACGCGGAAGCCACCAACGCCGTCCCGGTGGAGGCGCGGGTCTCGTTCGACCTCAGGCTCGTGCCGGACCAGACCCCGGAAGACGCGCGCGCCAAGATCGAGGCGTTCCTGAAATCCAAGGGCTACACGCTGATAGACCATGAACCGAGCGCGGAGGAGCGCATGGCCGCGCCCCGGCTGGTGCGCATGCAGTGGGAGAGCGGCTATCCCGCCTGGCGCACCGACATGGCCCTGCCCGCCTCGAAGGCCATCATCGCCGCCGCCGGCCGCGCGGCCGGCCAGCCGGTGATCGTCCAGCCCATGCTCGGCGGCAGCGTGCCCATGTACCTCTTCGCCGACGTCTTCAAGACTCCGGTGGTCGGCGTGCCCATCGCGAACCACGACGACAACCAGCACGCCCACGACGAGAACCTGCGCCTGCAGAACCTCTGGGACGGCATCCAGACCTATGCCGGTCTCATGGGCGATCTGGACTGGTGA
- a CDS encoding acyl-CoA desaturase has product MIGIAPKISGSSQAAAAEAQGGRLKFAPDAGFQKELRRRVEALIRERHIRERDCPRMYLKTAVVLAGFALCYGLLVFAAQAWWQALPLAVLLGFATAEIGFNIQHDGGHRAYSDRAWVNKLMAMTLDMVGGSSYVWRWKHAVFHHMYANIHGHDTDIELGIFGRLSPEQPYRRIYRWQQWYLWPLYGVMVIKWHFYDDYRDVITGRMGVNPFPRPRGWELALFIGGKLAFMTLAFGIPLLFHPFWAVAVFYVVTVAVTGVVLSTVFQLAHTVEEAHFTTPEPGTARMAGAWAVHQAEATVDFAQDSRVVSWLVGGLNFQIEHHLFPTLSHVNYPAIAGVVEQTCREYGVPYNVNRSFGGAVASHFRWLRSMGRPPEPASA; this is encoded by the coding sequence ATGATCGGCATCGCCCCGAAGATCTCCGGTTCGAGCCAGGCCGCCGCGGCCGAAGCGCAGGGAGGCCGGCTGAAGTTCGCGCCGGACGCGGGCTTCCAGAAGGAGCTGCGCCGCCGTGTGGAGGCCCTGATCCGCGAGCGGCACATCCGCGAACGGGACTGCCCGCGCATGTATCTCAAGACCGCGGTGGTGCTGGCGGGCTTCGCGCTGTGCTACGGCCTGCTGGTGTTCGCCGCGCAGGCCTGGTGGCAGGCCCTGCCGCTGGCAGTGCTGCTCGGCTTCGCCACCGCCGAGATCGGCTTCAACATCCAGCACGACGGCGGGCACCGTGCCTACTCGGATCGGGCCTGGGTCAACAAGCTCATGGCCATGACGCTGGACATGGTGGGCGGCAGCTCCTACGTGTGGCGCTGGAAGCACGCGGTGTTCCACCACATGTACGCCAACATCCACGGCCACGACACGGACATCGAGCTCGGCATCTTCGGGCGCCTGAGCCCCGAGCAACCCTACCGGCGCATCTACCGCTGGCAACAGTGGTACCTGTGGCCGCTGTACGGCGTGATGGTGATCAAGTGGCACTTCTACGATGACTACCGGGACGTGATTACCGGGCGCATGGGCGTGAACCCCTTCCCGCGGCCGCGCGGCTGGGAGCTGGCGCTGTTCATCGGCGGCAAACTCGCGTTCATGACGCTCGCCTTCGGCATCCCGCTGCTGTTCCACCCGTTCTGGGCGGTGGCGGTGTTCTACGTGGTGACGGTGGCCGTCACCGGCGTGGTGCTGAGCACGGTGTTCCAGCTGGCACACACGGTGGAGGAAGCGCACTTCACTACGCCGGAGCCGGGCACCGCGCGCATGGCCGGCGCCTGGGCGGTTCACCAGGCGGAAGCGACGGTGGATTTCGCGCAGGACAGCCGCGTGGTGTCATGGCTCGTGGGCGGGCTCAACTTCCAGATAGAGCACCACCTGTTCCCTACCCTGAGCCATGTGAACTACCCCGCCATCGCGGGCGTGGTGGAGCAGACCTGCCGGGAATACGGCGTGCCGTACAACGTGAACCGCAGCTTCGGCGGCGCCGTGGCCTCACACTTCCGCTGGCTCAGGAGCATGGGCCGGCCGCCGGAACCGGCTTCCGCCTAA